The nucleotide window ATAGCCTTCCAGGAAGGCCTGCAGTGCCCGCAACTCCTGTTGTAGTAAAGCCTGCAGCGCCTGAAGAAGAACCTCCTGTTGTAGTAAGGCCTGAAGGAGGTCTTGAAGTTACAGATCATGCAGGGAGTCGATCTAAAGATGGGGGTACAGAGTCTCAAGATAGTAGTCTTACAGGATCTCTAAGTATTAATGAGAGAATTTCAAGGTTAATGAGCACATTGAAATTACCTGAAGAAGATGGGGGGATAATTACATATGTGTTGAGTATTGTAGAAGATGACAGTGATTTAAAGGTTGATGGTGTTGATTCACGTGCAGAGACTGCCTATTTGGAGCAACTTGAGAGGGCTAATAGTAATGATTTGAGGGGCATGATAGATACTGTTAGGGCAGTTTTAGGAACACAAACAGCAGCTGATCAGGCTATTAATGGAGTGAGTCGACCTAAATTAAAAGATAGCTTCAGAAATGAGTTTAATGATGTAGAACTCCGATTTAAAAAGGACTTGAAACTTCAAGTAGGTATTCCTTCTTTTGCTGAGGATTTCCTTGGAAGTCTTAATCTTCTTAAAGATCGTTATACGGGTAATTTTATTAGTATTAGAGATCTAGCTAGCACGTCAAATATAAGAATAGAGGATCTTGATGCAGATACCCGTGAAGCACTTAATGCGATTAAAGAAATAGTAATTAGGTCCGATCTTGGTGATCCTAGCCTTCCTGTGCTTAGTGATGTTGGTTTTGCTATCTTTTGGCAAGGTTTAGATTCTCATCAGCTTGGCGAAGTTGTTAAAATTTATAGGGCGGTCAAATCTATGAAAAATGACACATCAGTAGAGATTGGCAAGATTAAGTTAGATATTTCACGAGAGGAGATTCAGGGTTTATTTAATAGGAGTCGCAATGAGCTATATCCAAACGCTTTAAAGAATCTTTGCAATAATGCTACTGAGTTTGAGCGCTATAAAAGGGTTCTTGAGGAAGTAAAAGACGGGTTTGGTAATACTTTAAGTACGGCTCAAAAGGTTGTACAAGGTGAAACTATATACGAGGGATTAAGCGGTAATGATAAAAGACTGATTGATGATGTTCGAGATTTAATAGTTGATAAGGCTCTTGATGATCCTGCTGATCCTTTTGACGACCATTATTATTATGATTATGTCTTGGGTAATTACGGTCTTGAGCGTATGAAAAAACTTAGAACAGTGAATTTAAAAAACTTTTTCGATGTAAGAGAACAAGCCCAAGCGGCTGTTGCAAGTGTTTCTGATTCTGAAAAAAGACAAAAGTTGGAAGATAGGTTGAAAGATTGTAAGCTTGGTTCTGCTAAGTTAATAAGAGAATTGCTTACAAATCATGCAAGTGACTATATTCGTGGTGATAAGAAAAGCGGCAATGATATTATTGCAGATGTTAATAATGAAGACGTTGTAAAAGAGTTTCTTAAAATAATAGAAGCCGCTGTTAAAGCTGGTGGGAGAGCATAATGAATCAAGTGATGAAAACCCTAGATCTTAATGGTAATAGGATTATGCATTATTTATGCTCTATGTTAGTTGATCGTGATTTTCGTGACAAATTTATGGCTGATATAAGGCACACTGATTATTGCTTTGAAATAGTTAGGTGTTTTAATGGCTGATCGGCTTGAGCAAATGATAAAGACTATTAGAGGGGTTTTATCATGCCAAGATAAAATTTTAAGAGACATTAATTCTCTTAAGAATAAGGAATGGCAAAAAAACTTAAGGTATCGTTTGGATAGTAAGGTTTATGACTATGTGGATATTATGTAACATCACTATTTGAGCATACTGATTCTAGTGTGGTTTTATGGATTAATTGTAATGATTGATCAACGCATTTTCAAGACATTAAAAGAGATGCGTGCCATACTACAAATTAGTTAATTAAATTGAGCCTTAGATGCTAGCATCTAAGGCTTTTATTTTGTATAGTTAATAATAGTTAAATTAAAAAATAAATAATTAAATACTTATAAATATATAATTAATGATATTTGATAGTTATAATAAATAATATAGTTAAATTTAAAAAATAAATAACCGAGTACTAAACATATAAGTAATACTTTCTGACTGTTATAGTAGCGTATTTAATATGATCATGAATTAGTTTTAAAATTGAAGTAGGATTTGATGGTTAAGGTAAGATATATCAGTTCTTTACTAGCATTGATCTTAATATTATTATTGCTAGTAATGAGTTGTAATCCACAAAAAGAGCCTGTACTTAAACCTAAGGTTGGTAGTGTAGACCAGTTTAAAGCCAATCTACTTAGAAAGAGCAAAGAAAATCAGTTGGGGTCAAAATCTTCTATAAGTAGTCTTAAATCTACAGTTGACATTCTTTCAGGAAAACAAGGTGTATCTGATAGTTTTTTAAAATGCTTACAGGTGAGGGCATGGATGTTAAACTTAAAAAGTTACTTGAGGACTTTGGGTTACTTGATGATGAGAAGAAAGTAGTTGTATATATGTTAGGGTTTTTAACCGATCCTACTCTCGAGCCTGCACGTAGTAAAACATATAATGATTCTGAATTTTATAATTTGTTGAATAGCACTAGCCTTTTCCATTTGAAGATTGTTATAAGCAATATTCAGGTAAATATCATGATGCAAGCAGAGATTCAATCGATTATTGAGAAAATTAGGTTAAATAAATTCAGAGAAGAATTGATAAATGAGTTTGAATCTGTGTCTTTTAGGTATAAAGAGAGTTTAAAATATCTCTTTAAGGATGAGTATATTAACGATCTTACTGGTGTTAACATAGCAGCTCGTCAGAAAGACTATGAGCCAGATTTTATGAAGGTTAAAAATAGGGCTATAAGAGTTTTAGATGTTGAAAATCTGTTGACAGGGTTGTTACCCGAAGAGAAGAGCATAATTGATAAACTTAGAAGTTCAGCAACTGCTCTTGATACTGGTGATATTCCTTATAGAACTTATAATAGTTACGAATTTGATAAGTTGTTAGTTGGTTTGGGGTGTGATAGGGTTAAGGAAATGATTAAAGTCCATTTAGACATTCTGAACAGACTAAATGAAGCCCAATTAGCTATTCAAGATGTTAAAAACTACGACGAAAGAGAGACATTGCAAAAGGAATTTGATAAATATTATGATGATTATTATTCTGGAATAAAGGCAAGATTTAATATACTTGGGGAATTTGATGAGGAAAAGCTTAATAGGGTTTATGTTCAAGCTATAGGTGATATTTATTCTAGTAATTTTATTAGACTTAAAGATACTGCTAGAAATTTTGAAAATATTGAACTCTTATACAATGATGAGCTTTCAGAAGATGAGTCTGAAATAATTGATAATATACGACTTATAGTAACTAATCCCGATATTGGCAGACACAGGGGAACTATTAATGCCCGTCAGTTTGATCTCTTGTTGGGTGGTTTAGACATTCATAAGATTAGAGACATTATTAAATTTCATTTATCTACTAATGCAATAATGCCAGAAATTGAAGTACTGATTGAGAAAGTCAAGAAAGAGGAATCAAGAAACCAATTGAGAAATGTTTTCTTTCCCTACAAGTCCCGATATCAAGCAAGGTTAAAGAGTTTCTTTAGTAAGTCTTCTGATTATTTGTATAGACGGGTTATGAAGAATAATAATTATTTTATACCTTCCTATGATTAGAGATATGGTTGAGGACATTATAAGAGGTGAGGAGCAATTCGCAAATTTAAGTGGTACTAACGAATATCTTAAGGGTTTTAGAAATTTAATTTTAGATTATAGCTATAATCATGGGACCTGTAAATATTATATGTTTGATCTTGTGCTAGGTCATTTGGGTGTCTCTAGGTTGGGACAAGTTCTTGATTTGCCTGTATTGGAGTTTGTGGACATGCAAAAAAAGACAGCAAATTGTATTGCCAAGATTAATGATAGGGACTTTAGGCTTAAATTAAGAAGTGAGCTTTATGATCACAGAAATTCTTTTGCATTATTTTTGCAACGTTTATTTGATGCGTCTTATCCTTATCCTGATATTAGATTTGATCTTCTTAAGAGTCATAAGAGAATTATCCTTAGGCTTGGGAGAATTTTGACTGAAGCTGAATATTTTGTAAATTTTCAACAAGTACTTGCAGAATTATCTGGTGTGCAGAAGATAGTCATTGATTATTTATACCATATATTAAAAGATCCTAATATTTATGACAGAGATAGTAATACACATTATAAAACGTATGAGCGTTATGAGTTTAATCTTTTATTTGCTCGTTTCAATCGTCATCAGCTTAGTGAAATTATAAAGTTTTTTGGTAAGATTCGCACCATAATAAGAAGTCTGCCAGGGCTTATTAATGATGTTGTTGATAAGAGATTAAGATGAGAGTTAGAGAGTAAATTTAATGCTGAAGAGCGTAGGTTTAGAGTTGTTATAAAGTCAATGTTTGATTTTTATGTTCCTGATGATGTGTATGCAGCTATTGAGCATACTGAGCTTTTAATTAGGTTAGAAGATCTTGAGAAGGCTGTCTTAAATGCAGAGCGTCATCAGTAAGATCCTACCTTGAAGTTAAGCCTTAGGTATGTGATTAGCTTTTTAAGCTAAGGTTTTTAGTTTACTAAAGTCAATAAAATTTGCTAATAAATATTTCAATAATGATGTTAGATGGTTATAATAAGATGTATGTATAAAAAATGTATATTGATAATATAGTGATAGAGTAACATGTCATAATTTAATGATGTATTTAATATGATTAGTTAATCGATTTAGTCTTAAAGGAGAATTTAATGGTTAAGGTAAGATATGCTAATTCGTTTTTAGTACTATTCTTAATTTTTATATTGCTAGTAATAAGTTGTGATGTTAACTCTCAAGCAAATTCCAAATTGACAAATAGTTCTTTTGGAGATAGTTATAGTTTTTTGGGAACTAGTTCTCTTGGCGATAGTTATAGCTCTTTTGGAAGTAGTTATAGTTCTTTGGGAAGTAGTTCTTCGTTTAGAAGTAGTTCATTTAGAAATAAGACGCTTAGAAAGAAAGCTCTTAAAAATAAATCATTAGGAAATTCGGCTAAAAGCGACGATTTGTCTTATAAATCACCATCTAAAACGGATGTGGTAAAAGGCGATGTTAAAGAATTAGGCAAGAGTAATGTTAAGAGTGATGCTGAAGTGGGTAGTTCAGGTGAAAATCTTAATATCAAGCTTGATAAGCTTATTTTAAAATTTGGTTTATCAGATAATGAGAGGGCAATAGTTGCTTATATGCAAGGCATATTAACTGATTCTAGTATTGGTCGTTCTAAGGATTATATAACTTATAATGGTAATGACTTTTATAACTTGCTTGTTAGTCTAGGTGCTCTTAAGTTGAAAAAAATTATGGAAATTCATTTAAAAAGTATTAAAGCTCAAAAGGATGTTTTAGCAGTTATAGAGGGTATTAAGGAAGAGAAATTAAAAAAGGACTCGCTTATTAGGTTTAATAAGTACAAAAATTTTTATCCATTGCATGTGAAAAAATTATTCAGCGGGGTTACTTCTGATGAGATATATGATAGGTTTATGAATAGTCCATCTGTAGCTAGGTTTATTGAGCTGAGAGATGAAATTAACAGTGTTATAAGGGGTAAAGATTTATATGCAAGGTTACCTAGTGATAAAAGATCTGTAATTGAATATGTGCATCGTGTAGTAACTGATTCTGGTATTGGTAGTCCTGAAAGTTACAGAACATATAGTGATAATGAGTTTTATAAATTGCTTTCTAACTTAGGTAAGGCTAAGTTGGATAAAGTTATAAACCATGTTAAGATAACTCTTAAAGTCCAAAGTGATGCTTTAGCAGCTATAAATGGTATTAAAGACGAAAAATTAAGAAAAGAATTTTTATTTAGGTTGAAAGATAAGCAGTGTTCTTATGTATTGGCTTTAAAATCAACAATCAATAAGTTAAATTTTGATGAAATTTATAAATCAATTATAGGTATTGATCATTTAGAGAGTTTTATGTCTATTAAAGATGCTGCTAAAGCCGTTTCTGAAAAAGAAGCAGTTGTTAATACCGAAGTTAGTACTTAATGGTATTGGTATTAGTTATAAGCACTGGAATTTAAAAATTTAAAGCACATTTAAAGAAAATCAGTATAAGGAGATAGGAGTAAGCTATATATATATTTATACAAAGCTTTACTTCTTAGCTAATGATTAGATATCGTAATTCATTAATTTTATTGTTTTTTTTATTTAACTTATTATTTTTAGAGTAGTTGATCATAATAAGTAAATTGAAGACAATCAATTATATATTAATTTAATTTAAATTAATATATAATTGATTTAAGAGAAATTTATGCAAATAGTTAAAGTCAAGCATTTGCCTAGTATTACTTATAAACAGGTTTTAGATGAACTATTGAGACTTGGTATGAAGAGCGATATTTCATCTTACCTTACAAATATTTATAAGACCACTCTTAATGCGGATGATATTAAGTCTTTGGAAGATAAGTTAATAGCTAGGCTTAAGGAATTAGAATATAGCATCAATAAGAATATAGAATTAAGCGATGTTAAGTCTGTTGAATCTGAGAAGCGATTTAACGATAAGCTTGAAGCTATAGACAAATGTTTTAGCGATAGACTTAATAATACAACACCACCTGAACTTTCTAAATATATTAAATCTGTTGATGAGAGACTTATTAAGTCTGAGGAACGATTTAATGATAAACTTGAACGTACAAGAGATGAGATATTTTCCAAATTTGATGTTTTATTATCAAAATTTGATTTGACAGTAAAATTTGGTATGTGGATTTTTGGAATAATGGTGGCCATCTTAAGTCCTGTGATGCTCCCACCGATTATTCAATTTATAACATTAGTTATTAGTAAAATAGCAAACATATTTGCATAAAAACATACCTTAACCTCCACATATCTAAGGCTGTTGATTTGTGTGGGTAGGTATGCAGGTGGATTAAAAATTATTGATAAATATTCACGTGATAGTGTGTAGAGGTTGTAATAATATATTTATGTAAATGATGATGGATTCATTTAATTTTTAAAGGAGATGTTAAGTGGTGTGCAGGTAAGTTATATTAGTTCGTTTTTAATACTACCATTATGTTTAATAATATGTTGTGATGTAGAATCCAAGAGAGATACTTCGGTTGGAGGGAATTTGGTTAAAAAGGGGATTGAAAAACCTGTTGTAAGTATTCCTGTAGTAATCCCAGACGGTAGTGTTATACATAGTTCTTCTCAAATGGATGTGAGTGATGATATTGATATTGATATTGATATTAAAATTGATACTCTGTTAAGTACATTTGAGTTGTCTGAGCAAGAGATCGAAGCGGTTCAGTATATACGGCTTGTATTAGCTGATGAATCTATTGGTAAAAAGGAGGGTTATGCAACATATGATGATGATAAATTTTATACTTTATTGACAGATTTAGGTAGTAATAGGTTGAGGGAAATTATAGCATTTCATTTAAAAATTATTAATTTAAAAGAAGATGCTCGAGCAGAAGTTTCCAAAATGCTTTCAGGAATTAATGAAGGTTTAAGGCAACGTGTTAAGAAGGCTTTTATTAATTACGAAAAATATTATTCAGTTTATTTGAAATCGTTATTTGATGCTCCTAGGTCTAAGGATGTTTATAATAAATTTATAAAGAGTAGTGATAGTAATTTTATTGGGATCAAAAATGAAGTTATTGGTATTATAGAAGACGGGACGCTTTATGCCGGAAAGTTATCAGAAAAGGAGCTTGACATAGTTGCATATATGCGTAATGTATTAACTAATCCTAATATTCTTAGTGGTACAGTTTACAAAGAGTATAGTAAAATTGAGTTTTATGACTTATTAAGGCAATTAGGTCATGACAAATTAAAAGATATTATAAACGTTTCTTTAATGACTTTTCAAACAAGAAGAGAGGCCCTAACAGCTATAATGGACATTAAAAGAGAAGAGGCAAAAAAACCTTTAATGAAAGAACTGTATGCTTATGATAATGAGTATCCTTCTTATTTGAAGGGCTTATTTGGTGGGGCTACTCTTGATGATGTTTATCGTAATATTATGGATAGTGATTATGCTAAGAATTTTACTGATATTAGAGATGAGGCTTTAGCTGTTAAATTAGGTGAAGATCAATATTCAGCCCATTTATCTTCTTCTGAGCTTGAAGTACTTGATAGTATACGACTTGCAGTAACTGGTCCTCTTGTTGATGATAAGGATAAAGCAACATATAATTATATTAAGTTTTATGACTTTTTGAGCAGATTAGGAGTTGATAAGGTAAGGGAAATTGTAATTAATGCTCAAAAAACTTTTATGGCAATTGATGCTGCTAAAGTGGCTATAGAGAGTGTTAGATTTGCAAAGTTGCAAAGGGACTTGAAGGATGGGTTAAGTTCGGAACTTACTTCTTACTCACGTGCGCTAAAAGAGGCCTTTTTTAAACTTACTCCTAATGATGTTTATAGAGCTGTTATGAGTCTTGATTATTCAGCTCGTTTTGAGAAGATCACAAGTGATGCTTCTTCCATTTGGAAATAGAGCAGTTATGATAGGTAGTCTTTTGGGTAATTTTAGGAATACTTAAAAAATATTAATCCTTAAATATTTAAGTTTAAGGATTAAATTTTAATCAGATCAATTAAATATACAGTCAAATTTATTTAAAAATTTTATTTAAATAATATTAATTAAATTTCATAATGTTTGCTTAAAAGGGGAGATACTGATTTGTTAAAATGAAGCGTTTGAGTTTGT belongs to Borrelia coriaceae and includes:
- a CDS encoding BTA121 domain-containing protein surface lipoprotein, which translates into the protein MIGKYANALNALLVLLLLMLMLPVISCDSKRDPHVGSRKPPGTSTLIRNRRDDSRGFAFGFNSLPGRPAVPATPVVVKPAAPEEEPPVVVRPEGGLEVTDHAGSRSKDGGTESQDSSLTGSLSINERISRLMSTLKLPEEDGGIITYVLSIVEDDSDLKVDGVDSRAETAYLEQLERANSNDLRGMIDTVRAVLGTQTAADQAINGVSRPKLKDSFRNEFNDVELRFKKDLKLQVGIPSFAEDFLGSLNLLKDRYTGNFISIRDLASTSNIRIEDLDADTREALNAIKEIVIRSDLGDPSLPVLSDVGFAIFWQGLDSHQLGEVVKIYRAVKSMKNDTSVEIGKIKLDISREEIQGLFNRSRNELYPNALKNLCNNATEFERYKRVLEEVKDGFGNTLSTAQKVVQGETIYEGLSGNDKRLIDDVRDLIVDKALDDPADPFDDHYYYDYVLGNYGLERMKKLRTVNLKNFFDVREQAQAAVASVSDSEKRQKLEDRLKDCKLGSAKLIRELLTNHASDYIRGDKKSGNDIIADVNNEDVVKEFLKIIEAAVKAGGRA
- a CDS encoding BTA121 domain-containing protein surface lipoprotein translates to MDVKLKKLLEDFGLLDDEKKVVVYMLGFLTDPTLEPARSKTYNDSEFYNLLNSTSLFHLKIVISNIQVNIMMQAEIQSIIEKIRLNKFREELINEFESVSFRYKESLKYLFKDEYINDLTGVNIAARQKDYEPDFMKVKNRAIRVLDVENLLTGLLPEEKSIIDKLRSSATALDTGDIPYRTYNSYEFDKLLVGLGCDRVKEMIKVHLDILNRLNEAQLAIQDVKNYDERETLQKEFDKYYDDYYSGIKARFNILGEFDEEKLNRVYVQAIGDIYSSNFIRLKDTARNFENIELLYNDELSEDESEIIDNIRLIVTNPDIGRHRGTINARQFDLLLGGLDIHKIRDIIKFHLSTNAIMPEIEVLIEKVKKEESRNQLRNVFFPYKSRYQARLKSFFSKSSDYLYRRVMKNNNYFIPSYD
- a CDS encoding BTA121 domain-containing protein surface lipoprotein: MIRDMVEDIIRGEEQFANLSGTNEYLKGFRNLILDYSYNHGTCKYYMFDLVLGHLGVSRLGQVLDLPVLEFVDMQKKTANCIAKINDRDFRLKLRSELYDHRNSFALFLQRLFDASYPYPDIRFDLLKSHKRIILRLGRILTEAEYFVNFQQVLAELSGVQKIVIDYLYHILKDPNIYDRDSNTHYKTYERYEFNLLFARFNRHQLSEIIKFFGKIRTIIRSLPGLINDVVDKRLR
- a CDS encoding BTA121 domain-containing protein surface lipoprotein, which produces MVKVRYANSFLVLFLIFILLVISCDVNSQANSKLTNSSFGDSYSFLGTSSLGDSYSSFGSSYSSLGSSSSFRSSSFRNKTLRKKALKNKSLGNSAKSDDLSYKSPSKTDVVKGDVKELGKSNVKSDAEVGSSGENLNIKLDKLILKFGLSDNERAIVAYMQGILTDSSIGRSKDYITYNGNDFYNLLVSLGALKLKKIMEIHLKSIKAQKDVLAVIEGIKEEKLKKDSLIRFNKYKNFYPLHVKKLFSGVTSDEIYDRFMNSPSVARFIELRDEINSVIRGKDLYARLPSDKRSVIEYVHRVVTDSGIGSPESYRTYSDNEFYKLLSNLGKAKLDKVINHVKITLKVQSDALAAINGIKDEKLRKEFLFRLKDKQCSYVLALKSTINKLNFDEIYKSIIGIDHLESFMSIKDAAKAVSEKEAVVNTEVST
- a CDS encoding BTA121 domain-containing protein surface lipoprotein, which translates into the protein MQVSYISSFLILPLCLIICCDVESKRDTSVGGNLVKKGIEKPVVSIPVVIPDGSVIHSSSQMDVSDDIDIDIDIKIDTLLSTFELSEQEIEAVQYIRLVLADESIGKKEGYATYDDDKFYTLLTDLGSNRLREIIAFHLKIINLKEDARAEVSKMLSGINEGLRQRVKKAFINYEKYYSVYLKSLFDAPRSKDVYNKFIKSSDSNFIGIKNEVIGIIEDGTLYAGKLSEKELDIVAYMRNVLTNPNILSGTVYKEYSKIEFYDLLRQLGHDKLKDIINVSLMTFQTRREALTAIMDIKREEAKKPLMKELYAYDNEYPSYLKGLFGGATLDDVYRNIMDSDYAKNFTDIRDEALAVKLGEDQYSAHLSSSELEVLDSIRLAVTGPLVDDKDKATYNYIKFYDFLSRLGVDKVREIVINAQKTFMAIDAAKVAIESVRFAKLQRDLKDGLSSELTSYSRALKEAFFKLTPNDVYRAVMSLDYSARFEKITSDASSIWK